The Bacteroidota bacterium region CTCCCTTTAGGCTTTCTTTGATATTATATTTACTTCCTTCTTCTCCTCGAGATAGCTGATAATTACTTAATAATCCAAGTCTTGGATATTTTTCAATTTTCTCAATTATATCTTGTTCGAACTTTGAAGCTTTATAGCCCACAATCATTTTTTCTTTATTTGCCCAAATGCTTTGCTCTATTAAAGTATCTGCATCCCATTCAGATTTCCCAAAACAATCCAACCTTTCTTCTGCAGAAACCACAAATCGACTTATTTTTTTTTGTTGTATAAATGTGTTTTTTTTAGGGCTCGATTTATTAATAAAAAATATACAACACCAAGTATCCCTAACTTGAGAAAAAACTGGCCCTGTTTCAATTAATTCATAAAATGAATAATTAAGAAATATGTATTTTCGAAATGAATAGAAATCATCTTTACGCAAAAAAGTATCTGGTGTAATAAATCCTAGAACGCCACCTTGCCGTAATATTGAAAGTGCTCTTTCAGTGAAAGCAGAATATGAATCAAAACTGCCATCATACGCAGAAATATAATTTGTTCTAATATACCAAGCAGTATCTTCAGTAAACTCTGCACCCCAAGGTGGATTTCCAATCACAACATCAAATCCTCCTTGGTCACCATAATTTAATTCTGATTCTTTTGCTATGCCACCTAGTTTTTTTATAAGTTCATTAGCTTTATCTTCTTCGTCTTTTGCCTGTTTCAGAATTCTTTTATTATGATATTTTATTTCTGTATCAATATTGGGTTTAGAGATTTTAAACACTTCGGGAAAAGCTTTTTTCCAGTTGAATGGTTTTATTTTTTTTTCGCCGCCAAAATCTAATTGTGCGTCATAATAATCAGTATCAATTAAACTGTTTCCATCTTTTATATTACTATCGAGCGTGGGCAATACACGCTCGTTAAACATACTATGCTGGGTGGCTATGCTTGCTTCGGTTTCGCCTTCCATACATTTTAGTAGTAGTGATAGTTTGGTTACTTCAACTGCATTTACATCTATATCGACCCCATATATATTATTAAGAAGTATTTGTTTTTTAATTGATGTAGTTAATGCCCCTGTGGGTGTTAGTGCTTTATCTTTTTTGGCTTCAGCAGATTTTTGTATATAATAATCTTGATGATACCGTAATAGATAATCGAATGCCCCAATTAAAAAACTGCCACTGCCACAAGCGGGGTCCACAATTTTTATTTTTGATATATCTTTGGGTGCTTTATTATCGATAAGTTTGCCAATTGTATTTTTTACTATATAATCGACTATATATTGTGGGGTATAATACACACCGCCTGCCTTGCGTACTTCAGGTTTCTCTTCTATGTAGGCACGATGAGCTTTGTCTATTTTAATTTGCTTGCCAAGGAATTGTTCATAAGCACTTCCTAAAATTTCAACTGGTAGAACAGAGAACTCATAAGGACTTTCGGGATAATATAATTCGTTTATAATGGTTTTGACAACCTTATTATCAACCTTTATATCTTTGCTTATAGAGTCTTTCTTAAAATCGAATAAACCTGAGTTATATTTATCATCGGCTAACTTAAAAAAGTGAAATAGATTTTGATAATAATCGCCTTGCTTAATTGCTTGCTGCATGGCTCCATAAGGTTCAACTCCTCTGTCTTCTGCTATTCGCAGAAATATAAGACGGTCGATAGTTTGTTGTACTACAAAATTAAGTTCATCCTCGTCTAATTCTTTGTTATTCCAACTAATACTTGTAGCGAGGTAGGTACGCCAACTATCGAGCGATTGCAAAAATGCTGTATCGACAGTGGCGGTGCCTTTTTTATTAGCATTGCCTAAAATGAACTTATCAAAACTACCTTTAAGTACACTTTCTTTGCTAAAAGTATTCCATAGGAAATCAAATTCTGTGAGATAATCTTTATAGGTTAAATATTTAATACGTGCTACTGATGCTTTATCAGTAGGCTTGGGTTGTTTGGTACAATCGTAAACTGCCAATTCTTCAAAATCAGTAACTATACTTACAGCTAATTTTGCATTCCATCCATACCTACGAACTTGGTAGGCAGGTATTATATCATTTTTTATAAAAATACTTGGTTTTTTTGCTTCGACAAAAAATAATCTTTTGGTGCCTGATAAGCGAAATGAATAATCGGGGGCCTTGGTAGCCTTGCCTATTTTTACTCTGTCTTCGTGTATTACTTCTCTATAACTTTCAGCATAACCATTTTCATTATCAATATCCCATCCCAAAGCTTTAAAGAAAGGGTCAATAAAGTCACGCCTTGTAAGTGTTTCGTTATATTCAGTTTTCTTATATGAATTGTATTGTTCATCAAACCTTTCAACGAGTTGTGCTATCTTTTTGTATGCTGTTTCTTTCGTTTGCATTTCGGCTTCAAATGTAATTTCGCATTTGTTATGAATAGCCAAAAGTTATGAATAGTTTTATTAACAATGGACTATTTTACTTTATATTATTTAAATGCTACTTTTATTATAATAAATTAGCTTCTTCTTTCGCAAATTTAACAAATACGCAACGCACAACCATGGCCAAATTTGTCAAATCCACCAAACCAAGACAATTAACAATACCCTGTG contains the following coding sequences:
- a CDS encoding N-6 DNA methylase, whose product is MQTKETAYKKIAQLVERFDEQYNSYKKTEYNETLTRRDFIDPFFKALGWDIDNENGYAESYREVIHEDRVKIGKATKAPDYSFRLSGTKRLFFVEAKKPSIFIKNDIIPAYQVRRYGWNAKLAVSIVTDFEELAVYDCTKQPKPTDKASVARIKYLTYKDYLTEFDFLWNTFSKESVLKGSFDKFILGNANKKGTATVDTAFLQSLDSWRTYLATSISWNNKELDEDELNFVVQQTIDRLIFLRIAEDRGVEPYGAMQQAIKQGDYYQNLFHFFKLADDKYNSGLFDFKKDSISKDIKVDNKVVKTIINELYYPESPYEFSVLPVEILGSAYEQFLGKQIKIDKAHRAYIEEKPEVRKAGGVYYTPQYIVDYIVKNTIGKLIDNKAPKDISKIKIVDPACGSGSFLIGAFDYLLRYHQDYYIQKSAEAKKDKALTPTGALTTSIKKQILLNNIYGVDIDVNAVEVTKLSLLLKCMEGETEASIATQHSMFNERVLPTLDSNIKDGNSLIDTDYYDAQLDFGGEKKIKPFNWKKAFPEVFKISKPNIDTEIKYHNKRILKQAKDEEDKANELIKKLGGIAKESELNYGDQGGFDVVIGNPPWGAEFTEDTAWYIRTNYISAYDGSFDSYSAFTERALSILRQGGVLGFITPDTFLRKDDFYSFRKYIFLNYSFYELIETGPVFSQVRDTWCCIFFINKSSPKKNTFIQQKKISRFVVSAEERLDCFGKSEWDADTLIEQSIWANKEKMIVGYKASKFEQDIIEKIEKYPRLGLLSNYQLSRGEEGSKYNIKESLKGDYRMVIPADIKANFVAEGKSINSEGLTPNKLKAIYSHPKIWITRIQKMRWKNRIVSAIDMRNNSAGMKTLQTITSNTNSIDDLCYLQCILFSKLINFYCINYLSDDMNQSY